From Mycoplasmopsis mustelae, one genomic window encodes:
- a CDS encoding cation-translocating P-type ATPase — protein sequence MILKENHRQLGLTTAEALSRQKKFGLNKIHSDQKLNIFKIFLNQFKDFMIILLLIAALFSLTVAFYETFANKPGTQQIVISFVEPLIILIVIILNSMLGTYQEIKSNQAVKALEKNNELTAKVYRDGVLVNIPATELVVGDVIVLEAGDYISADAKLFEAFSLNIVESALTGESLPVLKMVGEINSNDNVPLAERFNQIFAGTYVSGGRGVAIVTAIAKETELGKINQLINEQQTQLTPLQIKLNKLSKIFGISGVVLLIITTLIQILLSNIFSGHWNNPEVYSNAVIIGISLAVAAIPEGLITFTTVLLAIGVSRMTKDNVIIKSFPEIETLGSTSIICSDKTGTLTENKMTVGKFYDANNPNCDLEKSQALGALVGCCDASVTLNPKGKYIEVGDPTETGILRFGLQNNNSAEMFYQAFNKIDSIPFDNERKMMSILVRDKNDNNIIITKGAPDVIFAKSKDTTDEHIHLNEKWSQQSYRVIAVAYKNLGKNIDKITLDDENNFNFLGLIGMIDPPRSGVKESIAEARLAGIKPIMITGDHLTTAVAIAKDLGIYKSGDNAINGTQLAAMTDEELNDAVVNISVYARVSPNDKLRIVKAWQAHHHVVAMTGDGVNDAPALKASDIGVAMGMTGTDVSKQAADVILTDDNFTTIVKGVRSGRETFDRIKTVILNLLISSLTEIIVMVVGLFVLSFIFKEQIKTSEIVILSASQLLWINLLTHGLPAIALGMTPLDANVMQRQPFHKSESIFSRGMGWQLLIQSFIIAIAGTLAYIITAVVATQNKILGKEFVELTSTAMFITVGVAASINSINLMSQNSIFKCSILKYKLVYAASSFSLLCILFVAFVPGVREVFKMVNISELVKNGLYSPAFWIAPILLGFSLTIYLEIVKLIKHIKTNKIKYLLN from the coding sequence ATAATATTGAAAGAAAATCATAGACAGCTTGGACTAACCACAGCAGAAGCGCTATCAAGACAAAAAAAATTTGGTTTGAATAAAATTCATAGTGATCAAAAATTAAACATTTTTAAAATTTTTTTAAATCAATTCAAAGATTTTATGATTATTTTATTGCTAATTGCCGCCTTATTTAGTCTAACAGTTGCTTTTTATGAAACATTTGCTAACAAACCAGGCACACAACAAATTGTCATTAGCTTTGTAGAACCGCTGATTATTTTAATTGTTATTATATTAAATTCAATGTTGGGCACTTACCAAGAAATTAAAAGTAATCAAGCAGTTAAAGCTTTAGAAAAAAACAATGAATTAACAGCAAAAGTATATCGCGATGGAGTCTTAGTTAACATTCCGGCAACCGAATTAGTAGTTGGCGATGTCATTGTTTTAGAAGCAGGTGATTATATCAGTGCTGACGCAAAATTATTTGAAGCTTTTTCACTTAACATTGTTGAATCTGCTCTTACTGGCGAATCCTTACCAGTTTTAAAAATGGTTGGCGAAATTAATAGCAATGATAATGTTCCGTTAGCAGAAAGATTTAATCAAATTTTTGCCGGAACATACGTAAGTGGTGGTCGCGGCGTTGCAATTGTTACAGCGATTGCAAAAGAAACCGAATTAGGAAAAATTAACCAATTAATCAATGAACAACAAACACAATTAACACCATTACAAATCAAGCTCAATAAACTAAGTAAAATTTTTGGAATTTCAGGAGTAGTTTTATTAATTATTACCACTCTTATTCAAATTTTATTAAGTAATATTTTTTCTGGTCATTGAAATAACCCAGAAGTATATTCAAACGCTGTAATTATCGGAATTTCCTTAGCTGTTGCAGCAATCCCTGAGGGCTTAATTACATTTACTACTGTTTTATTAGCTATTGGCGTTTCGAGAATGACTAAAGATAATGTTATTATAAAATCATTTCCAGAAATTGAAACATTAGGTTCAACCAGTATTATTTGTTCTGACAAAACCGGGACATTAACCGAAAATAAAATGACAGTAGGGAAATTTTATGATGCCAATAACCCAAATTGTGATCTTGAAAAATCACAAGCATTAGGGGCATTAGTTGGTTGTTGCGATGCTTCAGTAACGTTAAATCCGAAAGGTAAATATATTGAAGTTGGCGATCCAACCGAAACCGGAATTCTCAGATTCGGGTTACAAAACAACAACTCTGCAGAAATGTTTTATCAAGCATTCAATAAAATTGATTCAATACCATTTGATAATGAGCGTAAAATGATGTCAATTTTAGTACGCGATAAAAATGATAATAATATTATCATCACCAAAGGTGCTCCAGATGTTATTTTTGCAAAAAGTAAAGATACAACTGACGAACATATTCATCTAAATGAAAAATGATCTCAACAATCTTATCGTGTAATTGCTGTTGCTTATAAAAACCTTGGTAAAAATATTGATAAAATAACTTTAGATGACGAAAATAACTTTAACTTTTTAGGGCTGATCGGGATGATTGACCCACCACGTAGCGGAGTTAAAGAAAGCATTGCAGAAGCTCGTTTAGCAGGCATTAAACCAATCATGATTACCGGCGATCACCTTACTACTGCAGTAGCAATTGCAAAAGATTTAGGAATTTATAAAAGCGGTGATAATGCAATTAATGGTACACAATTAGCAGCAATGACTGACGAAGAACTAAATGATGCGGTAGTTAATATCTCAGTTTATGCACGGGTAAGTCCTAATGATAAACTAAGAATTGTCAAAGCCTGACAAGCACACCATCACGTTGTCGCCATGACTGGTGATGGTGTTAATGATGCTCCCGCATTAAAAGCAAGCGATATTGGTGTAGCAATGGGGATGACTGGCACTGATGTTTCAAAACAAGCTGCTGATGTAATTTTAACTGACGATAATTTTACAACCATCGTCAAAGGAGTGCGTTCTGGTAGAGAAACCTTTGATCGCATCAAAACAGTTATATTAAATTTACTTATTTCTTCATTAACCGAAATAATTGTCATGGTGGTTGGATTATTTGTTTTATCATTTATTTTTAAAGAACAAATTAAGACATCAGAAATAGTAATTTTATCAGCATCTCAATTGTTATGAATTAACTTATTAACTCACGGTTTACCCGCAATTGCTTTAGGGATGACACCATTAGATGCAAACGTTATGCAACGACAACCATTTCATAAATCCGAAAGTATTTTTTCTCGTGGAATGGGTTGACAATTATTAATCCAAAGCTTTATTATAGCAATTGCAGGCACTTTAGCATATATTATTACGGCAGTAGTTGCTACTCAAAATAAGATTTTAGGAAAAGAATTTGTTGAACTAACTTCAACCGCAATGTTTATCACAGTCGGTGTTGCAGCAAGTATTAATTCAATTAATTTAATGTCTCAAAATTCTATTTTTAAATGCAGCATACTAAAATATAAATTAGTTTATGCAGCAAGTTCGTTTTCACTACTTTGCATTCTTTTCGTTGCCTTCGTTCCAGGTGTGCGTGAAGTGTTTAAAATGGTAAATATTAGCGAACTTGTAAAAAATGGTTTATATAGTCCTGCATTTTGAATAGCCCCAATTCTTTTAGGATTTAGTCTAACTATTTACTTAGAAATTGTGAAGCTAATCAAACATATAAAAACTAATAAAATAAAATACTTATTAAATTAA